Proteins encoded within one genomic window of Trichoderma asperellum chromosome 2, complete sequence:
- a CDS encoding uncharacterized protein (CAZy:GH1~CAZy:GH5), whose protein sequence is MTESLALPNDFEWGFATAAYQIEGAVKEGGRGPSIWDTYCHLEPSRTNGANGDVACDHYHRYDEDFDLLTKYGAKAYRFSLSWSRIIPLGGRLDPVNEEGIEFYSNLIDALLRRGITPWVTLYHWDLPQALHDRYGGWLNVEEVQLDFERYARLCFERFGDRVKNWITINEPWIQSIYGYATGSNAPGRSTINKHSTEGDTATEPWLAGKAQIMSHARAVAVYNLDFRATQKGQIGISLNGDYYEPWDINEPRDKEAAERRMEFHIGWFANPIFLKKDYPASMKQQLGNRLPALTPADFAILKAGETDFYGMNYYTSQFARHADGPVPETDYLGAVHEHQEDKEGSPAGEESGIHWLRSCPDMFRKHLARVYGLYGKPIYITENGCPCPGEDKMTCEEAVNDPFRIRYFDSHLDSISKAITQDGVTVKGYFAWALLDNLEWSDGYGPRFGVTYTDYKTLKRTPKKSALVLKDMFAERQRVKVAA, encoded by the exons ATGACCGAGTCGCTAGCTTTGCCGAACGATTTTGAATGGGGCTTTGCTACGGCAGCCTACCAGATCGAAGGAGCTGTCAAGGAGGGCGGCCGCGGGCCTTCCATCTGGGACACGTACTGCCACTTGGAGCCCTCGCGCACAAATGGCGCCAACGGTGATGTTGCTTGTGATCACTATCACCGCTACGACGAGGACTTTGATCTTTTGACCAAGTACGGTGCCAAGGCCTACCGTTTCTCTCTATCTTGGTCTCGTATTATCCCTCTTGGCGGGAGATTAGATCCCGTCAACGAGGAAGGAATAGAGTTTTACAGCAACTTGATCGATGCCTTGTTGAGGAGGGGAATCACGCCTTGGGTGACTCTGTACCACTGGGATCTGCCTCAGGCGCTTCACGATAGGTATGGAGGTTGGTTGAATGTGGAGGAGGTGCAGCTAGACTTCGAGCGGTATGCTCGGCTGTGCTTTGAGCGATTTGGAGACCGAGTGAAAAACTGGATCACCATCAACGAGCCATGGATCCAGTCCATCTAT GGCTATGCCACCGGCAGCAACGCTCCTGGCAGGAGTACCATAAATAAGCACTCCACTGAAGGCGATACAGCCACTGAGCCATGGCTCGCAGGAAAAGCCCAAATCATGAGCCATGCTCGCGCTGTGGCCGTCTACAACTTGGACTTTCGCGCCACCCAAAAGGGGCAAATAGGCATCTCCCTCAACGGTGACTACTACGAGCCTTGGGACATCAATGAGCCTAGAGATAAGGAGGCTGCGGAGCGACGGATGGAGTTCCACATTGGATGGTTTGCGAATCCCATCTT TTTGAAGAAAGACTATCCTGCCAGCATGAAGCAGCAACTGGGCAACAGATTGCCGGCTCTTACTCCTGCTGACTTTGCCATCCTCAAGGCTGGTGAAACTGATTTCTACGGTATGAACTACTATACCTCTCAGTTTGCCCGCCATGCCGACGGCCCCGTCCCTGAGACGGACTACCTCGGTGCCGTCCACGAGCATCAAGAGGACAAGGAGGGAAGCCCTGCCGGAGAAGAGAGCGGTATCCACTGGCTGCGATCTTGCCCAGACATGTTCCGCAAGCATCTCGCCAGGGTTTACGGTCTTTACGGCAAACCCATCTACATCACGGAGAATGGATGTCCTTGCCCCGGCGAAGATAAGATGACTTGCGAGGAGGCGGTCAACGACCCCTTCCGCATTCGATACTTTGACTCGCACTTGGACTCTATATCGAAAGCCATCACCCAGGACGGCGTAACCGTCAAAGGATACTTTGCATGGGCTCTGCTCGACAACCTGG AATGGTCAGACGGCTACGGTCCCCGCTTTGGCGTCACTTACACAGATTACAAAACTCTGAAGCGCACGCCAAAGAAGTCTGCGCTGGTGCTAAAGGACATGTTTGCTGAGAGACAGAGGGTTAAAGTGGCTGCTTGA
- a CDS encoding uncharacterized protein (EggNog:ENOG41): MATAATAATGPLGGGSAVTAAAGAVAAGGQQSAVTGGGALTTSPESATASSQPGSPAASTSTPPQQSLVAPSAASSFHHHPRGRLVSRACDRCRRRKAKCEYLSAVDSCTHCRDAHVQCTFDLPLARRGPKARKKSDLPGQPPSDPSSLSTGTRGAGAQMPPPLAFSGPAVGGLQPFNSSSLSPETPWEPVEPLSLENGLPRQQMGDLPGLSTIQNISTRQRWLHLAQAMTLRNTTLERVSKRCIDLFFDYLYPLTPLVYEPALREVLAYIFSQPIPGMNQPSPIAQLTPDPTAGTTPLSAAESWTGFAQLNGSRAVGSRLAPWADSTFTLVTAVCAEAAFMLPKDIFPEGESVSEIFLEASRDCLHQHLEADLENPTANSIAIRYFHSNCLHAAGKPKYSWHIFGEAIRLAQVMHLHEEASLEGLVPIEAEFRRRCFWILYLGDKSAAILNNRPITIHKYCFDTGITTLYPSGIEDEFLITASEPPRKSFISGFNANVRLWQSAADLLLEIRVLQDQMMQHFRGNLPPNHVLPSADRQHLDSLYVRFITCLDDLPPYLQSCTLAMAAMAEGNGSAESKQYVIQCTNLQVTFHCLRMVITQKFEDLSYFAPGVEQADLRKSEIVRDMLRVMNEAPFWGLQANGEPNVEKIRLIGASLLAIIHRHQDNPLATRARGDFSVLLDILTRLDSKASDQLRNTSNTVVG; encoded by the exons ATGGCCACAGCGGCCACAGCGGCCACAGGACCGCTAGGAGGAGGATCAGCAgtgacagctgcagcaggcgCAGTAGCAGCGGGAGGGCAGCAGTCAG CTGTTAcaggcggcggcgctctCACCACGTCGCCCGAATCGGCCACAGCGTCCAGCCAGCCCGGCTCGCCAGCAGCCTCAACGTCGACGCCGCCACAGCAGTCGCTCGTAGCGCCGTCTGCCGCATCCTCGTTCCACCACCATCCGCGAGGGCGTCTTGTGAGCAGAGCCTGCGATCGATGCCGTCGTCGCAAAGCTAAG TGCGAATACCTCAGCGCCGTCGATAGCTGCACGCACTGCCGCGATGCACACGTGCAGTGCACTTTCGACTTGCCACTGGCCCGACGCGGTCCCAAAGCCAGGAAGAAAAGCGATCTGCCCGGCCAGCCACCTTCAGATCCGAGCTCGCTCTCCACCGGGACTCGTGGAGCCGGCGCCcagatgccgccgccgttggCCTTTTCCGGCCCCGCAGTAGGTGGACTGCAGCCCTTCAACTCATCGTCTCTGTCGCCCGAGACGCCGTGGGAGCCCGTCGAGCCGCTCAGCCTGGAGAACGGGCTGCCGCGGCAGCAGATGGGCGATCTGCCGGGCCTCTCCACAATCCAGAACATATCGACGCGCCAGCGATGGCTACACCTTGCCCAGGCCATGACGCTGCGCAACACGACGCTAGAACGAGTGTCGAAGCGATGTATCGACCTCTTCTTTGACTACCTCTATCCTCTCACCCCCCTGGTGTACGAGCCGGCCCTGCGGGAGGTCCTTGCATACATCTTCTCGCAACCCATACCCGGCATGAACCAACCCTCGCCTATCGCGCAGCTCACGCCAGACCCGACGGCCGGGACCACCCCCCTCAGTGCTGCCGAGTCGTGGACCGGTTTCGCACAGCTCAATGGCTCGCGAGCTGTTGGCAGCAGGTTGGCTCCCTGGGCCGATTCGACCTTCACCCTGGTCACAGCTGTTTGCGCCGAAGCAGCATTTATGCTACCCAAAGATATTTTCCCCGAAGGAGAATCCGTCTCGGAAATCTTTCTTGAAGCTTCTCGAGACTGTCTTCATCAGCATCTCGAGGCCGACCTGGAGAATCCGACGGCAAACTCCATTGCTATTCGGTATTTCCACTCCAATTGCCTCCACGCCGCGGGGAAACCCAAGTACTCGTGGCATATCTTTGGCGAGGCGATTCGCCTGGCTCAAGTTATGCATCTTCACGAGGAGGCTTCGCTGGAAGGGCTTGTCCCCATTGAGGCAGAGTTCCGTCGGCGTTGCTTCTGGATTCTGTATCTGGGGGACAAATCCGCAGCCATATTGAACAACCGTCCCATAACTATCCACAAATACTGCTTTGATACGGGAATCACCACCCTGTACCCATCTGGGATTGAGGATGAGTTCCTGATTACGGCGTCTGAGCCTCCCAGAAAGAGCTTCATTTCCGGCTTCAACGCCAATGTGCGGCTTTGGCAGTCTGCGGCCGATCTTTTACTGGAAATCAGGGTGCTCCAAGACCAGATGATGCAGCATTTCCGCGGGAACCTGCCCCCCAATCATGTGCTGCCGTCTGCGGACAGGCAGCACCTCGACTCCCTCTATGTTAGGTTCATTACCTGTTTGGACGACCTCCCGCCATACCTCCAATCATGCACTCTGGCTATGGCGGCTATGGCTGAGGGTAATGGGTCTGCGGAGTCGAAGCAGTACGTAATTCAATGCACTAATCTGCAGGTGACTTTCCACTGCTTGCGCATGGTAATCACGCAGAAATTTGAGGATCTGTCTTACTTTGCTCCGGGAGTAGAGCAAGCAGACCTGAGGAAGTCGGAGATTGTGAGGGATATGCTGAGAGTGATGAATGAGGCGCCGTTTTGGGGTCTCCAAGCAAACGGCGAGCCAAAC GTTGAAAAGATACGCCTTATCGGAGCTAGTTTACTAGCCATCATCCATCGGCACCAGGATAACCCCCTGGCGACTCGAGCAAGGGGCGACTTTTCAGTACTTTTGGATATTCTGACGCGGCTGGACTCCAAGGCGTCTGATCAGCTTCGGAATACTTCCAACACCGTTGTTGGCTAA
- a CDS encoding uncharacterized protein (EggNog:ENOG41) translates to MLRYSVLYPDTLAISPLTDVLPHQKCEYLSAVDSCTHCRDAHVQCTFDLPLARRGPKARKKSDLPGQPPSDPSSLSTGTRGAGAQMPPPLAFSGPAVGGLQPFNSSSLSPETPWEPVEPLSLENGLPRQQMGDLPGLSTIQNISTRQRWLHLAQAMTLRNTTLERVSKRCIDLFFDYLYPLTPLVYEPALREVLAYIFSQPIPGMNQPSPIAQLTPDPTAGTTPLSAAESWTGFAQLNGSRAVGSRLAPWADSTFTLVTAVCAEAAFMLPKDIFPEGESVSEIFLEASRDCLHQHLEADLENPTANSIAIRYFHSNCLHAAGKPKYSWHIFGEAIRLAQVMHLHEEASLEGLVPIEAEFRRRCFWILYLGDKSAAILNNRPITIHKYCFDTGITTLYPSGIEDEFLITASEPPRKSFISGFNANVRLWQSAADLLLEIRVLQDQMMQHFRGNLPPNHVLPSADRQHLDSLYVRFITCLDDLPPYLQSCTLAMAAMAEGNGSAESKQYVIQCTNLQVTFHCLRMVITQKFEDLSYFAPGVEQADLRKSEIVRDMLRVMNEAPFWGLQANGEPNVEKIRLIGASLLAIIHRHQDNPLATRARGDFSVLLDILTRLDSKASDQLRNTSNTVVG, encoded by the exons ATGCTGCGTTACTCTGTCCTATACCCTGATACGCTCGCGATCTCCCCACTGACAGATGTTCTTCCCCACCAAAAGTGCGAATACCTCAGCGCCGTCGATAGCTGCACGCACTGCCGCGATGCACACGTGCAGTGCACTTTCGACTTGCCACTGGCCCGACGCGGTCCCAAAGCCAGGAAGAAAAGCGATCTGCCCGGCCAGCCACCTTCAGATCCGAGCTCGCTCTCCACCGGGACTCGTGGAGCCGGCGCCcagatgccgccgccgttggCCTTTTCCGGCCCCGCAGTAGGTGGACTGCAGCCCTTCAACTCATCGTCTCTGTCGCCCGAGACGCCGTGGGAGCCCGTCGAGCCGCTCAGCCTGGAGAACGGGCTGCCGCGGCAGCAGATGGGCGATCTGCCGGGCCTCTCCACAATCCAGAACATATCGACGCGCCAGCGATGGCTACACCTTGCCCAGGCCATGACGCTGCGCAACACGACGCTAGAACGAGTGTCGAAGCGATGTATCGACCTCTTCTTTGACTACCTCTATCCTCTCACCCCCCTGGTGTACGAGCCGGCCCTGCGGGAGGTCCTTGCATACATCTTCTCGCAACCCATACCCGGCATGAACCAACCCTCGCCTATCGCGCAGCTCACGCCAGACCCGACGGCCGGGACCACCCCCCTCAGTGCTGCCGAGTCGTGGACCGGTTTCGCACAGCTCAATGGCTCGCGAGCTGTTGGCAGCAGGTTGGCTCCCTGGGCCGATTCGACCTTCACCCTGGTCACAGCTGTTTGCGCCGAAGCAGCATTTATGCTACCCAAAGATATTTTCCCCGAAGGAGAATCCGTCTCGGAAATCTTTCTTGAAGCTTCTCGAGACTGTCTTCATCAGCATCTCGAGGCCGACCTGGAGAATCCGACGGCAAACTCCATTGCTATTCGGTATTTCCACTCCAATTGCCTCCACGCCGCGGGGAAACCCAAGTACTCGTGGCATATCTTTGGCGAGGCGATTCGCCTGGCTCAAGTTATGCATCTTCACGAGGAGGCTTCGCTGGAAGGGCTTGTCCCCATTGAGGCAGAGTTCCGTCGGCGTTGCTTCTGGATTCTGTATCTGGGGGACAAATCCGCAGCCATATTGAACAACCGTCCCATAACTATCCACAAATACTGCTTTGATACGGGAATCACCACCCTGTACCCATCTGGGATTGAGGATGAGTTCCTGATTACGGCGTCTGAGCCTCCCAGAAAGAGCTTCATTTCCGGCTTCAACGCCAATGTGCGGCTTTGGCAGTCTGCGGCCGATCTTTTACTGGAAATCAGGGTGCTCCAAGACCAGATGATGCAGCATTTCCGCGGGAACCTGCCCCCCAATCATGTGCTGCCGTCTGCGGACAGGCAGCACCTCGACTCCCTCTATGTTAGGTTCATTACCTGTTTGGACGACCTCCCGCCATACCTCCAATCATGCACTCTGGCTATGGCGGCTATGGCTGAGGGTAATGGGTCTGCGGAGTCGAAGCAGTACGTAATTCAATGCACTAATCTGCAGGTGACTTTCCACTGCTTGCGCATGGTAATCACGCAGAAATTTGAGGATCTGTCTTACTTTGCTCCGGGAGTAGAGCAAGCAGACCTGAGGAAGTCGGAGATTGTGAGGGATATGCTGAGAGTGATGAATGAGGCGCCGTTTTGGGGTCTCCAAGCAAACGGCGAGCCAAAC GTTGAAAAGATACGCCTTATCGGAGCTAGTTTACTAGCCATCATCCATCGGCACCAGGATAACCCCCTGGCGACTCGAGCAAGGGGCGACTTTTCAGTACTTTTGGATATTCTGACGCGGCTGGACTCCAAGGCGTCTGATCAGCTTCGGAATACTTCCAACACCGTTGTTGGCTAA
- a CDS encoding uncharacterized protein (EggNog:ENOG41~SECRETED:SignalP(1-21)) translates to MQFKALFLAAVLTAQSAYAMASTQQGQIQQNEKNMQSEQSTQIHQLEELAHTIHTQQMAQDGILLVGAPTLNASVITSTLNSVSNLFSTTGTAISAITATTLVQQLPNIITSLSSLSGTFVTNVGSIITTPVIGVFSLADQRAIFAAFTQLVSANTQLINAFLGPNGIVSNSLLRGPIAVVLNLVERTVVNLAGAIIARIPAFAQQSQTLLSSIHASLALTLSV, encoded by the exons ATGCAGTTCAAGGCTCTCTTCCTCGCTGCCGTTCTGACGGCTCAGTCTGCCTATGCCATGGCCTCGACGCAGCAAGGCCAGATTCAGCAGAACGAGAAGAACATGCAGAGCGAGCAAAGCACGCAGATCCACCAGCTTGAGGAACTCGCGCACACGATCCACACTCAGCAGATGGCCCAAGATGGCATTCTGCTTGTTGGTGCCCCAACTTTGAATGCTTCTGTCATTACCAGCACGCTCAACTCCGTCTCCAACCTCTTCTCCACCACTGGAACCGCAATTAGCGCCATCACCGCTACTACACTCGTTCAGCAGCTTCCC AACATCATTACCAGCCTTAGTTCTCTGTCTGGAACCTTCGTGACAAATGTGGgaagcatcatcaccaccccAGTCATCGGGGTTTTCAGCCTTGCCGACCAGCGTGCTATCTTCGCTGCTTTCACTCAG CTTGTCAGTGCCAACACTCAGCTCATCAACGCTTTTCTTGGCCCCAACGGTATCGTTTCCAACTCTCTCCTCCGTGGCCCCATTGCTGTCGTCCTGAACCTGGTTGAGAGAACCGTTGTCAACCTGGCTGGTGCCATCATTGCCCGCATTCCGGCTTTTGCCCAGCAGTCTCAGACCCTGTTGAGCAGCATTCATGCCTCTCTGGCCTTGACCCTCAGCGTTTAA